Proteins found in one Streptococcus mitis genomic segment:
- a CDS encoding single-stranded DNA-binding protein produces the protein MYNKVILIGRLTSTPELHKTNNDKSVARATIAVNRRYKDQNGEREADFVNMVLWGRLAETLASYATKGSLISADGELRTRRFEKNGQMNYVTEVLVTGFQLLESRAQRAMRENNAGQDLADLVLEEEELPF, from the coding sequence ATGTATAATAAAGTTATCTTAATCGGACGCTTGACGTCTACACCAGAATTGCACAAAACCAACAATGACAAGTCAGTAGCGCGTGCGACTATTGCAGTCAACCGTCGTTACAAAGACCAAAATGGGGAACGCGAAGCTGACTTTGTCAATATGGTCCTATGGGGCAGACTAGCAGAAACCTTGGCAAGCTACGCAACAAAAGGAAGTCTCATTTCTGCGGACGGAGAACTTCGTACCCGTCGTTTTGAGAAAAATGGTCAGATGAACTACGTTACCGAAGTACTTGTTACAGGATTCCAACTCTTGGAAAGTCGTGCCCAACGTGCCATGCGTGAAAATAATGCGGGGCAAGACTTAGCGGACTTGGTTTTGGAAGAGGAAGAATTGCCATTTTAA
- the groES gene encoding co-chaperone GroES gives MLKPLGDRVVLKVEEKEQTVGGFVLAGSAQEKTKTAQVVATGQGVRTLNGDLVAPSVKAGDRVLVEAHAGLDVKDGDEKYIIVGEANILAIIEE, from the coding sequence ATGTTGAAACCATTAGGAGACCGTGTGGTCTTAAAAGTAGAAGAAAAAGAACAAACTGTTGGAGGTTTTGTCCTTGCAGGTTCAGCTCAAGAAAAAACAAAAACAGCCCAAGTTGTGGCTACTGGACAAGGTGTTCGTACCTTGAACGGTGACTTGGTTGCTCCAAGTGTTAAAGCTGGAGACCGTGTCTTAGTTGAAGCTCATGCAGGTCTTGATGTCAAAGATGGCGATGAAAAGTACATCATCGTAGGCGAAGCTAACATCTTGGCAATCATTGAAGAATAG
- the groL gene encoding chaperonin GroEL (60 kDa chaperone family; promotes refolding of misfolded polypeptides especially under stressful conditions; forms two stacked rings of heptamers to form a barrel-shaped 14mer; ends can be capped by GroES; misfolded proteins enter the barrel where they are refolded when GroES binds), with translation MSKEIKFSSDARSAMVRGVDILADTVKVTLGPKGRNVVLEKSFGSPLITNDGVTIAKEIELEDHFENMGAKLVSEVASKTNDIAGDGTTTATVLTQAIVREGIKNVTAGANPIGIRRGIETAVAAAVEALKNNAIPVANKEAIAQVAAVSSRSEKVGEYISEAMEKVGKDGVITIEESRGMETELEVVEGMQFDRGYLSQYMVTDSEKMVADLENPYILITDKKISNIQEILPLLESILQSNRPLLIIADDVDGEALPTLVLNKIRGTFSVVAVKAPGFGDRRKAMLEDIAILTGGTVITEDLGLELKDATIEALGQAARVTVDKDSTVIVEGAGNPEAISHRVAVIKSQIETTTSEFDREKLQERLAKLSGGVAVIKVGAATETELKEMKLRIEDALNATRAAVEEGIVAGGGTALVNVIPAVADLELTGDEATGRNIVLRALEEPVRQIAHNAGFEGSIVIDRLKNAEVGTGFNAATGEWVNMIDQGIIDPVKVSRSALQNAASVASLILTTEAVVANKPEPVASAPAMDPNMMGGMM, from the coding sequence ATGTCAAAAGAAATTAAATTTTCATCAGATGCCCGTTCAGCTATGGTTCGTGGTGTCGATATCCTTGCAGATACTGTTAAAGTAACCTTGGGACCAAAAGGTCGTAATGTCGTTCTTGAAAAATCATTTGGTTCACCCTTGATTACCAATGACGGTGTGACCATTGCCAAAGAAATTGAATTAGAAGATCATTTTGAAAATATGGGTGCCAAATTGGTATCAGAAGTAGCTTCAAAAACCAATGATATTGCAGGTGACGGAACGACAACTGCAACTGTCTTGACCCAAGCAATCGTCCGTGAAGGCATCAAAAACGTTACAGCAGGTGCCAATCCAATCGGAATTCGTCGTGGGATTGAAACAGCAGTTGCGGCAGCAGTAGAAGCCTTGAAAAATAATGCCATCCCAGTTGCCAATAAAGAAGCCATCGCTCAAGTTGCAGCCGTATCTTCTCGTTCTGAAAAAGTTGGTGAGTACATCTCTGAAGCCATGGAAAAAGTTGGCAAAGATGGAGTCATCACTATCGAAGAGTCACGTGGTATGGAAACAGAACTTGAAGTTGTGGAAGGAATGCAGTTTGACCGTGGTTACCTTTCACAGTATATGGTAACAGATAGCGAAAAAATGGTAGCTGATCTTGAAAATCCATACATTTTGATTACTGATAAGAAGATTTCAAATATCCAAGAAATCTTGCCACTTCTAGAAAGCATTCTCCAAAGCAATCGTCCACTCTTGATTATTGCGGATGATGTGGATGGCGAAGCTCTTCCAACCCTTGTATTGAACAAGATTCGTGGAACCTTCAGCGTAGTAGCAGTCAAGGCACCTGGCTTTGGTGATCGTCGCAAAGCAATGCTTGAAGATATCGCCATCTTGACAGGTGGAACAGTTATCACAGAAGATCTTGGTCTTGAGTTGAAAGATGCGACAATTGAAGCACTTGGTCAAGCTGCGAGAGTGACTGTTGATAAAGATAGCACTGTTATCGTAGAAGGTGCTGGAAATCCTGAAGCGATTTCTCACCGTGTTGCAGTTATCAAGTCTCAAATCGAAACCACAACTTCTGAATTTGACCGTGAAAAATTGCAAGAACGTTTGGCAAAATTGTCAGGTGGTGTCGCAGTGATTAAGGTCGGAGCTGCAACTGAAACTGAGTTGAAAGAAATGAAACTCCGCATTGAAGATGCCCTCAACGCTACTCGTGCAGCTGTTGAAGAAGGAATCGTTGCTGGTGGTGGAACAGCTCTTGTCAATGTCATTCCAGCAGTGGCTGATTTGGAATTGACAGGAGACGAAGCAACAGGACGCAATATTGTTCTCCGTGCCTTGGAAGAACCTGTTCGTCAAATCGCCCACAATGCAGGATTTGAAGGATCAATCGTTATTGATCGCTTGAAGAATGCTGAAGTTGGTACAGGCTTCAACGCAGCAACTGGCGAGTGGGTCAACATGATTGATCAAGGGATTATCGACCCAGTTAAAGTGAGCCGTTCAGCCCTACAAAATGCAGCATCTGTAGCTAGCTTGATTTTGACTACGGAAGCAGTCGTAGCCAATAAACCAGAACCAGTGGCCTCAGCTCCAGCAATGGATCCAAACATGATGGGCGGTATGATGTAA
- a CDS encoding epoxyqueuosine reductase QueH translates to MIDVEEILSKMNPNQKINYDRVMQKMVQVWEKNEQRPTILMHVCCAPCSTYTLEYLTKYADVTIYFANSNIHPKAEYHKRAYVTKKFVSDFNERTGNTVQYLEAPYEPNEYRKLVRGLEEEPEGGDRCKVCFDYRLDKTAQVAMDLGFDYFGSALTISPHKNSQTINSIGIDVQKIYTTHYLPSDFKKNQGYKRSVEMCEEYDIYRQCYCGCVYAAQAQNIDLVQVKKDATAFLLDKDVEKDYSHIKFTVTKLDI, encoded by the coding sequence ATGATCGATGTAGAAGAAATTCTGAGCAAGATGAACCCCAATCAGAAGATAAATTATGACCGTGTCATGCAGAAGATGGTACAAGTATGGGAGAAAAATGAGCAACGGCCAACCATTCTCATGCATGTTTGCTGTGCCCCTTGCAGTACCTATACTCTAGAATACCTTACCAAGTATGCAGATGTGACCATCTATTTTGCCAATTCTAATATCCATCCCAAGGCAGAATACCATAAGCGGGCCTATGTTACCAAGAAATTTGTCAGTGATTTTAATGAGCGGACTGGAAATACGGTCCAGTATCTAGAAGCTCCCTATGAACCAAATGAATATCGTAAGTTAGTCAGAGGACTGGAAGAAGAGCCAGAAGGTGGCGACCGTTGCAAGGTTTGCTTTGACTACCGACTGGATAAGACAGCGCAAGTGGCTATGGACTTGGGCTTTGACTACTTTGGTTCGGCTTTAACCATAAGTCCCCATAAGAATTCTCAAACCATCAACAGCATCGGAATCGATGTGCAAAAGATTTACACGACCCACTATCTTCCCAGTGATTTCAAGAAAAATCAAGGCTACAAACGTTCAGTTGAGATGTGTGAGGAGTATGACATCTATCGTCAATGTTATTGTGGATGTGTCTATGCAGCTCAAGCCCAGAATATTGACCTGGTTCAAGTTAAGAAGGACGCCACAGCGTTCTTGCTGGATAAGGATGTTGAAAAAGACTATTCCCATATCAAATTTACTGTTACGAAATTGGATATATAA
- the ntdP gene encoding nucleoside tri-diphosphate phosphatase, which yields MKLPKEGDFITIQSYKHDGSLHRTWRDTMVLKTTENAIIGVNDHTLVTESDGRRWVTREPAIVYFHKKYWFNIIAMIRDNGISYYCNMASPYYLDEEALKYIDYDLDVKIFTDGEKRLLDVEEYERHKRKMNYSDDLDYILKEHVKILVDWINNGRGPFSEAYVNIWYKRYVELKNR from the coding sequence ATGAAGCTTCCAAAAGAAGGCGACTTTATTACAATTCAAAGTTATAAGCATGATGGGAGTCTCCACCGAACTTGGCGGGACACCATGGTACTAAAAACAACAGAAAATGCCATTATTGGTGTCAACGATCATACACTTGTTACCGAAAGTGATGGTCGTCGTTGGGTTACTCGAGAACCGGCTATTGTTTACTTTCACAAGAAATATTGGTTTAATATCATTGCCATGATTCGTGATAACGGAATTTCCTACTATTGCAATATGGCTAGCCCCTACTATCTGGATGAAGAAGCACTGAAGTATATTGATTACGATTTGGATGTTAAAATTTTTACAGATGGGGAAAAACGTCTCTTGGACGTTGAGGAGTATGAGCGTCACAAACGCAAAATGAATTATTCTGATGACTTGGACTATATTTTAAAAGAACATGTCAAAATTCTTGTTGATTGGATTAACAATGGACGAGGTCCTTTCTCAGAAGCCTATGTAAACATTTGGTACAAGCGCTATGTAGAACTAAAGAATCGGTAA
- the recX gene encoding recombination regulator RecX, with translation MKITKLEKKKRLYLMELDNGDKSYITEDTIVRFMLSRDKVISEEELKEIQDFAQFSYGKNLAFYHLSFKARTEKEVREYLKKYDIDENIISQVIINLKEDKWINDGQYAYAIINANQLSGDKGPYVLTQKLTQKGIPKSTIEENLKEFDFSEVAQRVANKLLKKYEGKLPARALKDKIIQNLTNKGFSYSDAKSAFDDLDSQVDQETTQELIFKELDKQYAKYARKYEGYELKQRLTQVLARRGYDFSDIASALREYL, from the coding sequence ATGAAAATCACAAAACTTGAAAAGAAAAAAAGACTCTATCTGATGGAGCTTGATAATGGTGATAAATCCTACATTACTGAAGATACTATTGTTCGTTTTATGTTATCAAGAGATAAGGTGATAAGCGAAGAAGAATTGAAAGAGATTCAGGACTTTGCCCAATTTTCTTATGGTAAAAATCTAGCCTTCTACCACCTATCCTTTAAAGCTCGAACTGAAAAAGAAGTCAGAGAATATCTGAAAAAATACGATATTGATGAAAACATCATTTCTCAAGTCATTATTAATCTTAAAGAGGATAAGTGGATTAATGATGGCCAGTACGCTTATGCTATCATCAATGCCAATCAACTTTCAGGAGACAAGGGGCCTTATGTACTGACTCAGAAACTAACACAAAAAGGAATTCCAAAATCTACTATAGAAGAGAACTTGAAAGAATTTGATTTTTCGGAAGTTGCTCAACGTGTAGCTAATAAACTCTTGAAAAAATATGAAGGAAAACTTCCAGCTCGTGCCTTGAAAGATAAGATCATCCAGAACTTGACCAACAAGGGCTTCTCTTACTCTGATGCTAAAAGTGCCTTTGACGACTTGGATAGCCAAGTTGACCAAGAAACGACTCAGGAACTCATCTTCAAGGAACTTGATAAGCAATATGCTAAGTATGCCCGAAAGTATGAAGGATACGAACTTAAACAGCGTTTAACTCAAGTTTTAGCACGAAGAGGCTACGATTTTTCGGATATAGCAAGCGCTCTCAGAGAATATCTTTAA
- a CDS encoding tyrosine-type recombinase/integrase, with amino-acid sequence MKITEYKKKDGSVVYRSSVYLGIDTVTGKKVKTTISDRTKNRLKSKAIQAKVEFKKNGSTVTKAINVTTYQELTELWLENYCHTVKHSTLIGAKNNIKKYLLPAFGDYKLDKLTPPIIQHQVNQWAIDYNQLGKGYQQYNQLHALNKRILSYAVSLQVIASNPASDIIVPRRKPKEGQKLKYLDDDNLKKFLDYLDQLPNTYKNFSDTVLYKTLLATGLRIRECLALKWSDIDLQNGSISVTKTLNTLKEITSPKSKSSIREIALDTKTVLMLRLYKARQSQIGREIGVTFEKVFSDTFDNYREAGALRFRLEKHLKLAGCPRLSFHAFRYTHASLLLNAGLPYKEIQTRLGHSKISMTMDIYSHLSKDNKKKATSFYEKAIEKLQSS; translated from the coding sequence ATGAAGATTACAGAGTACAAAAAGAAAGATGGATCAGTAGTTTACCGTTCCAGCGTTTATCTTGGCATCGATACCGTAACAGGTAAGAAAGTCAAGACAACTATTTCAGACAGAACTAAGAACAGGCTCAAAAGCAAGGCTATCCAAGCCAAGGTAGAGTTTAAAAAAAACGGCTCAACAGTCACAAAAGCCATTAACGTTACCACCTATCAGGAATTGACGGAACTCTGGCTAGAAAATTATTGCCATACAGTCAAACATAGCACTCTTATAGGGGCAAAAAACAACATAAAAAAGTATCTCCTACCAGCCTTTGGAGACTACAAACTAGATAAACTAACGCCCCCAATCATCCAGCACCAGGTAAACCAGTGGGCAATAGATTACAATCAACTAGGAAAAGGTTATCAGCAATATAATCAACTTCATGCCTTAAATAAACGCATATTATCCTATGCCGTTTCCTTGCAAGTCATTGCTTCAAACCCAGCTAGTGATATCATCGTCCCACGGCGCAAACCCAAAGAAGGGCAAAAACTGAAATATCTGGATGACGACAATTTGAAAAAATTCTTAGATTATCTGGATCAGTTGCCAAACACTTACAAAAATTTCTCTGATACGGTGTTATATAAGACACTTCTAGCTACTGGTTTGCGTATTCGTGAGTGTTTAGCATTGAAATGGTCTGATATTGACTTACAAAACGGTAGCATTTCAGTTACCAAGACTTTAAACACCCTCAAGGAAATCACTAGCCCTAAAAGTAAAAGTAGTATTAGAGAAATAGCACTTGATACCAAAACGGTACTCATGCTTCGGCTCTATAAAGCAAGACAATCCCAAATAGGTAGGGAAATAGGGGTAACTTTTGAAAAAGTGTTCTCTGATACCTTTGACAACTATAGAGAAGCTGGGGCGCTTAGATTTAGACTAGAAAAGCATTTAAAACTGGCTGGATGTCCTCGTTTGAGTTTCCATGCCTTCCGATACACCCACGCTAGTCTATTGCTTAATGCTGGCCTGCCTTACAAAGAAATCCAAACACGGCTAGGCCATTCTAAAATTTCAATGACTATGGATATCTATAGCCACCTATCCAAAGACAATAAGAAAAAGGCGACTTCCTTTTATGAAAAAGCCATTGAGAAGTTACAAAGTTCCTAA